In one window of Pseudomonadota bacterium DNA:
- a CDS encoding glucose-6-phosphate isomerase gives MNSISFDITNVLSTAVNKEGLENSSITTISEKLHYYNRELWAKPYPFMDLPVNKFQFSEMKKLCEVLNTKKLKNIVLLGIGGSSLGTETIFNALLKPFHNLSDTARGDKPKYFILDNIDPNKINMIIDIITPEKEDTLLVAISKSGETPETISQFMIFKELLGNAKERIVVITDKEKGILKEIANKEGYPVLNVPDGVGGRFSVLTPVSIFPAAVMGIDIDEIMEGAKDMAQHIKEKSHNENMAIILASILYLMDKQGKNIHVMMPYCERLSGFADWFRQLEGESLGKNMKGPTPLKSIGVTDQHSQLQLYIDGPKDKFITLIYSADDDRTIPNSFTYIESIDYLAGKNLRDLFYAEFLGTTLSITESNTPNLIIIIDKISGYNLGALFMLYEMVIAYLGYLYEVNPFDQPGVEQGKIYTKAIMGKKGLEDKKETIDSKLSFAKTIIKF, from the coding sequence ATGAACAGCATATCTTTTGATATTACAAATGTGCTTTCAACTGCAGTCAATAAAGAAGGTCTCGAAAACTCTTCAATAACAACTATCTCTGAAAAACTCCACTACTACAACAGGGAGCTTTGGGCAAAACCTTACCCTTTTATGGACCTGCCTGTAAACAAATTTCAATTTTCTGAAATGAAGAAACTTTGCGAAGTTCTGAACACGAAAAAGCTGAAGAACATTGTTCTTCTCGGCATCGGAGGCTCTTCTCTCGGCACTGAGACTATTTTTAACGCCCTGCTTAAACCCTTCCATAATCTTAGTGATACGGCAAGAGGCGATAAACCGAAGTATTTCATACTCGACAATATAGATCCCAATAAAATAAATATGATTATCGATATCATCACGCCTGAAAAAGAAGATACCCTTTTAGTAGCAATAAGCAAATCAGGCGAAACACCTGAAACAATATCTCAATTTATGATTTTCAAGGAATTGCTTGGCAATGCGAAGGAAAGAATAGTCGTAATAACCGACAAAGAGAAGGGGATTCTCAAGGAAATAGCCAATAAAGAAGGTTATCCTGTCCTGAACGTTCCTGATGGCGTAGGAGGAAGGTTTTCCGTGCTTACCCCTGTCAGCATATTTCCAGCAGCCGTCATGGGCATTGATATCGATGAGATAATGGAAGGAGCCAAAGATATGGCTCAGCACATTAAAGAGAAATCTCACAATGAAAATATGGCTATTATTCTTGCGAGTATCCTCTACCTTATGGACAAACAGGGCAAGAACATCCATGTTATGATGCCTTACTGTGAAAGACTTTCCGGTTTTGCAGACTGGTTCAGGCAGCTTGAAGGGGAGAGTCTCGGAAAAAATATGAAGGGACCTACCCCATTAAAATCCATAGGCGTTACTGACCAGCATTCACAGCTCCAACTGTATATTGACGGTCCAAAAGACAAATTCATCACCCTCATATACAGCGCCGATGATGACCGGACCATTCCTAATTCATTCACTTACATCGAATCCATTGATTATCTTGCAGGGAAAAATCTGCGTGATCTTTTTTATGCTGAATTCCTCGGGACTACTCTTTCAATCACTGAATCCAACACTCCTAACCTTATTATCATCATTGACAAAATCAGCGGGTATAATCTGGGTGCGCTCTTCATGCTGTATGAAATGGTTATTGCCTATCTCGGATATCTTTACGAAGTCAATCCATTTGACCAGCCCGGCGTAGAACAGGGAAAGATTTATACAAAGGCAATTATGGGTAAAAAGGGTCTTGAAGATAAAAAGGAAACCATCGATTCGAAACTTTCCTTTGCAAAAACAATTATAAAGTTTTGA
- a CDS encoding acetyl-CoA carboxylase carboxyltransferase subunit alpha, producing the protein MRFYLDFEKRLEPLERRINEIERFYDINDPHYSKEVTSLSKKISKVEKETYGELSNWQRSQISRHLNRPHTLDYVNYLFTDFTELHGDRKFRDDPAIVAGFARYEDISLAVVGQQKGKDAREMANRNFGMAHPEGYRKAVRIMDMANRLGKPIITFIDTPGAFPGIGAEERGQAEAIASSIYFMFSLSVPIISIVIGEGGSGGALAIGVGNRILMLENASYSVISPEGCAAILWRDGTKGALAADALKPTAFELKKLDVIDDIINEPFGGAHRNWEETFFNTRTVFAKNLKELLEISKEELRIQRYNKFRKMGVFMEEK; encoded by the coding sequence ATGAGATTTTATCTTGATTTTGAGAAGAGACTTGAACCCCTGGAGAGAAGGATTAATGAAATTGAAAGATTCTACGATATAAACGACCCTCACTACTCAAAAGAGGTTACGTCTCTTTCAAAAAAGATTTCCAAGGTTGAAAAGGAGACATACGGTGAGCTCAGCAATTGGCAAAGGTCTCAGATATCGAGGCATTTAAACAGACCACACACTCTTGATTACGTTAACTATCTTTTTACAGATTTCACAGAGCTTCACGGGGACAGGAAATTCAGAGATGATCCGGCTATTGTGGCCGGTTTTGCAAGATACGAGGATATTTCCCTTGCAGTTGTGGGGCAGCAGAAAGGAAAGGACGCAAGGGAGATGGCCAACAGAAATTTTGGCATGGCTCACCCGGAGGGCTACAGAAAGGCAGTGAGAATTATGGATATGGCCAACAGACTTGGAAAGCCTATTATTACTTTTATCGATACACCAGGAGCTTTTCCGGGAATCGGCGCTGAAGAAAGAGGCCAGGCAGAAGCGATTGCATCGAGTATTTATTTTATGTTCTCCCTTTCCGTTCCAATAATTTCAATAGTAATCGGCGAAGGAGGCAGCGGAGGCGCGCTTGCAATAGGCGTAGGCAACAGGATTCTCATGCTCGAAAACGCTTCCTATTCAGTAATATCACCTGAGGGTTGTGCAGCTATCCTCTGGAGAGACGGAACAAAAGGAGCTTTGGCTGCCGATGCCTTAAAGCCTACTGCTTTTGAACTTAAGAAACTGGATGTTATTGATGATATTATTAATGAACCTTTTGGCGGCGCCCATAGAAACTGGGAAGAAACTTTTTTTAATACAAGAACTGTTTTTGCTAAAAATTTAAAAGAATTGCTGGAAATTTCAAAAGAAGAACTACGGATACAGCGATATAATAAATTCAGAAAAATGGGTGTATTCATGGAGGAAAAATGA
- a CDS encoding DNA polymerase III subunit alpha has product MKDFVHLHVHTQYSLLDGAIRFDRLFDLAHTYKMHACAITDHGNMFGVADFYFAAKQAGIKPILGCEAYISPKSRFDKKGRGEDNAYHIILLAQNNTGYKNLIKMISSAQLEGFYYVPRIDKELLKSHHEGLICLTACIKGEIPNAILKGDERHLKDLIEEYYSIFGDRLFFELQDNGLKEQEIINNRLVELSSHYNIPYVATNDCHYLRKEEAKAHELLLCIQTGKTMLDKDRLSFKSDEFYFKGSERMESAFANYPEALSNTMKIAEMCNVTIETGVYHFPEFKPPKEMELNEYLEELCRIGLTQRIPKIRKLYESFPEGLSQEYKKRLEYELGVIKNTGFSGYFLIVADFINYAKSNGIPVGPGRGSAAGSLVAYCLGITDIDPIKYDLIFERFLNPERISMPDIDVDFCKDKREEVIRYVTEKYGKDNVAQIITFGTMQSKAAVRDVGRALGLPYAEVDKIAKLIPAMSKEIKNAIEDEPQLKELYEKDSNIKELLDNAMVLEGLARHASTHAAGIVISNKLLTEHLPLYKGQKGETVTQFTMKTIEKIGLIKIDFLGLETLTLIDNVLQLLKSKGIEIDITNIPLDDKKTYELLSSGDTSGVFQLESRGMRELLGKLKPSKFEDIMPLIALYRPGPLKSGMVDEFIKRKNNPSLVKYETPVHEEVLHDTYGVIIYQEQIMKIARALSGFSLKDADALRKAMSKKIPEELERYKGSFIAGAEANKVPTKIASKTYDVIQRFGEYGFNKSHSTAYGLISYQTAYLKAHYYTHYLTAMLTVEINDTDKLFKYIKECRESGVEILPPDINESKKPFSIENNKIRFGLSGIKNVGDAAIDYILNERSKVGRFESFTEFLGVVDSRKSNKKVLESLAKAGCFDNMGLKKSQILYLLKEKLDRFQKKEDKNGRQQMDMFGDNFGMNNVIDIPDMEELTHDEMLRAEKEAFGFYFSRHPLQSYEHIIGAITPYNTQNIKEMDITEDVDIVGVVSAYREVVTRRGDRMAYVTIEDTNGTVETIVFPDLLSKCPNILKEDKPLIINGTVEKSEEGNAKIRVKNITLLEDITRDMGKAVKIKINCELFPENGLKLLKDILYGLKGKSKVSIELQLNGENRLLNIQDLCVDHNKMTVLYKHFTDGITFEVENEILS; this is encoded by the coding sequence ATGAAAGACTTTGTCCATCTCCATGTGCATACACAGTACAGTCTCCTTGACGGCGCAATCAGGTTCGACCGTCTCTTTGATCTTGCCCATACATATAAAATGCATGCATGCGCCATAACAGACCATGGAAATATGTTCGGCGTTGCCGATTTTTATTTTGCTGCAAAACAAGCAGGCATTAAACCGATCCTCGGCTGTGAGGCATACATCTCCCCAAAATCACGTTTTGATAAAAAAGGCAGGGGCGAGGACAATGCCTACCACATCATTCTTCTGGCGCAAAACAACACAGGATATAAAAACCTGATAAAAATGATAAGCTCTGCACAGCTTGAAGGTTTCTACTATGTGCCGAGAATAGACAAAGAGCTGTTAAAATCTCATCATGAGGGTCTTATATGTCTCACTGCCTGCATTAAAGGCGAAATACCCAACGCAATCCTGAAGGGCGACGAAAGGCACCTGAAAGATCTTATAGAAGAATATTACTCGATCTTCGGAGACAGGCTTTTTTTTGAATTGCAGGACAACGGCCTGAAGGAACAGGAAATCATCAACAACAGGCTCGTTGAGTTATCTTCGCATTACAACATACCCTATGTGGCGACAAACGACTGCCACTACCTGAGAAAAGAAGAAGCAAAGGCACATGAGCTTCTTTTGTGCATCCAGACAGGCAAAACAATGCTCGACAAGGACAGGCTCAGCTTTAAAAGTGACGAGTTTTATTTCAAAGGCTCCGAACGCATGGAGTCGGCCTTTGCAAACTACCCTGAAGCCCTGTCGAATACCATGAAAATTGCCGAAATGTGCAATGTAACCATCGAAACAGGCGTATATCACTTTCCTGAGTTTAAACCGCCAAAGGAAATGGAACTGAATGAATACCTGGAAGAGCTCTGCCGTATTGGTCTTACACAGAGAATCCCCAAGATCAGGAAACTCTATGAATCATTTCCTGAAGGACTTTCACAGGAATATAAGAAAAGACTTGAATACGAACTCGGAGTCATTAAAAATACAGGTTTCTCAGGATACTTCCTCATTGTTGCTGATTTCATCAACTATGCAAAATCAAACGGCATTCCCGTTGGACCTGGAAGAGGCTCTGCAGCCGGAAGCCTTGTAGCCTATTGCCTCGGCATTACAGATATTGATCCCATAAAATATGATCTGATCTTTGAAAGATTTTTAAATCCTGAAAGAATCAGTATGCCCGATATCGACGTTGATTTTTGCAAAGATAAAAGAGAAGAAGTCATCCGATATGTAACGGAAAAATACGGCAAAGATAATGTAGCCCAGATAATTACCTTTGGAACAATGCAGTCAAAAGCCGCTGTCCGGGACGTAGGCAGGGCACTGGGACTGCCCTATGCGGAAGTCGACAAGATTGCCAAACTCATACCGGCAATGAGCAAGGAGATTAAAAACGCTATTGAGGATGAACCACAACTCAAAGAGTTATACGAAAAAGACAGCAACATAAAGGAACTTCTCGATAATGCCATGGTCCTTGAAGGGCTTGCAAGACATGCCTCAACCCATGCGGCAGGCATCGTGATTTCAAATAAACTGCTCACCGAACATCTTCCGCTCTACAAGGGTCAAAAGGGTGAGACCGTCACTCAATTTACTATGAAAACTATTGAAAAAATCGGTCTTATCAAAATAGACTTTCTTGGTCTTGAAACCCTTACCCTGATAGATAATGTCCTTCAATTGCTGAAATCCAAGGGCATAGAAATAGATATTACAAATATCCCTCTCGACGACAAGAAAACATATGAGCTTCTCTCTTCAGGCGATACATCGGGCGTGTTTCAGCTTGAAAGCAGGGGAATGAGGGAGCTTCTCGGAAAGTTAAAACCTTCCAAGTTTGAAGACATCATGCCCCTTATCGCGCTCTACAGACCCGGTCCTTTAAAAAGCGGAATGGTTGATGAATTTATTAAGAGAAAAAATAACCCTTCCCTTGTAAAATATGAAACACCGGTGCACGAAGAAGTTCTTCATGATACATACGGAGTAATTATATACCAGGAACAGATAATGAAAATCGCTCGCGCTCTTTCCGGGTTTTCACTGAAGGATGCCGATGCCTTGAGAAAGGCCATGAGCAAAAAAATCCCTGAAGAGCTCGAAAGATATAAAGGAAGCTTCATTGCGGGCGCAGAGGCTAATAAAGTACCAACCAAAATAGCTTCAAAAACATATGACGTCATCCAACGGTTTGGGGAATACGGTTTCAACAAGTCGCACAGTACGGCCTATGGTCTGATTTCATACCAAACTGCTTATTTAAAAGCCCATTATTATACCCATTACCTTACCGCCATGCTCACAGTTGAGATAAACGATACGGATAAACTGTTTAAATACATCAAGGAGTGCAGGGAATCAGGTGTAGAGATCCTTCCGCCCGACATAAATGAAAGCAAAAAACCTTTTTCCATAGAAAACAATAAAATCAGATTTGGGCTGTCGGGGATCAAAAATGTCGGAGACGCTGCCATTGATTATATTCTAAATGAGCGCAGTAAAGTCGGCAGATTTGAATCTTTTACAGAATTCTTAGGTGTTGTTGATTCAAGAAAATCAAACAAAAAAGTTCTTGAGAGCCTTGCCAAGGCCGGATGTTTCGACAATATGGGCCTGAAGAAATCACAAATTCTTTATTTGCTGAAAGAAAAATTGGACAGGTTTCAAAAAAAGGAAGATAAAAACGGCCGCCAGCAAATGGATATGTTCGGGGATAACTTCGGCATGAACAATGTTATTGACATCCCTGATATGGAGGAACTTACCCATGATGAAATGCTGAGGGCGGAAAAAGAAGCCTTCGGTTTTTATTTCAGCCGCCATCCCCTGCAATCGTATGAACATATTATAGGTGCGATTACACCGTACAATACACAAAACATAAAAGAGATGGATATCACAGAGGATGTGGATATTGTAGGCGTTGTAAGCGCATATCGGGAGGTTGTTACAAGACGCGGCGATAGAATGGCCTATGTCACAATAGAAGACACAAACGGCACTGTTGAGACAATCGTCTTCCCTGATTTGCTCTCAAAATGCCCCAATATATTGAAGGAAGACAAACCTTTGATAATCAACGGGACAGTTGAAAAGTCCGAAGAAGGAAACGCTAAAATAAGGGTAAAAAACATTACACTGCTTGAAGATATTACCCGTGATATGGGAAAGGCTGTAAAAATTAAAATTAACTGCGAGTTGTTTCCAGAGAATGGATTGAAACTGTTGAAAGACATTCTTTATGGCCTGAAAGGCAAATCAAAGGTATCTATTGAATTACAACTGAACGGTGAAAACCGATTGTTAAACATACAAGACTTATGTGTTGACCATAATAAAATGACTGTTTTGTATAAACATTTTACAGATGGTATAACATTCGAGGTGGAAAATGAGATTTTATCTTGA
- the guaA gene encoding glutamine-hydrolyzing GMP synthase has product MDYHKEIILILDFGSQYTQLIARKVRELGVYCEIYPYNMNLNAIKTLKPRGIILSGGPKSVSESDAPICDNDIFRLHIPILGICYGLQLITKLYNGEVDKSEKREYGKAHIFIEKPDGLLKGIKDNDIIWMSHQDRIFKMPEGFISIAKSDNSPYAAIKKQNENIYGVQFHPEVHHTPKGKRILKNFLYNICKAKGLFSPKSFVELSIEKIQKAVGNESVICGLSGGVDSSVVAALIHKAIGDRLTCVFVNNGVLRKNEAQEVLDLFKDRLHLNLRYVDAEEKFIDALKGVTDPEKKRKIIGRLFVKIFEEEALKLGNAKYLAQGTLYPDVIESTSFKGPSATIKSHHNVGGLPKKMKLKLLEPLRELFKDETRIVGKELGLPDNVVYRQPFPGPGLAIRIIGDVTKERLHTLKEADDIIRQDIERDVHFRHIWQSFAILIPVKTVGVMGDERTYAHVIALRCVESEDAMTADWARIPYETLDKVARRIINEVPGVNRVVYDISSKPPSTIEWE; this is encoded by the coding sequence ATGGATTATCATAAGGAAATTATCTTAATACTTGACTTCGGCTCCCAGTATACCCAGCTCATAGCAAGAAAGGTCAGGGAGCTTGGCGTATATTGCGAAATATATCCATACAACATGAATCTTAATGCTATTAAAACATTGAAACCCAGGGGTATCATCCTGTCAGGCGGCCCTAAAAGCGTATCCGAATCCGATGCACCCATATGTGACAACGATATTTTTAGATTACATATTCCGATACTGGGGATATGCTACGGCCTCCAGCTTATCACAAAACTATACAACGGCGAGGTGGACAAGTCGGAAAAGAGGGAGTACGGGAAGGCACATATTTTCATTGAAAAACCCGATGGCCTGCTGAAAGGGATAAAAGATAACGATATTATATGGATGAGCCACCAGGACAGGATTTTTAAAATGCCGGAAGGTTTTATCTCCATTGCCAAATCTGATAATTCACCTTATGCTGCGATAAAAAAACAAAATGAGAATATATACGGAGTCCAGTTTCATCCTGAAGTGCACCACACACCAAAGGGAAAACGCATCCTGAAAAACTTTTTATACAATATCTGTAAAGCAAAGGGACTTTTTTCCCCAAAATCTTTTGTTGAGCTTTCAATAGAAAAGATTCAGAAAGCGGTCGGTAATGAGAGTGTCATATGCGGTCTCAGCGGCGGTGTTGATTCTTCGGTTGTTGCTGCCTTAATTCATAAGGCTATCGGCGACAGGCTGACCTGTGTTTTTGTAAATAACGGTGTGCTCAGAAAAAACGAGGCTCAGGAAGTGCTCGATCTTTTTAAGGACAGGCTCCATCTCAATCTGAGATATGTAGACGCAGAAGAGAAATTTATTGATGCCTTAAAAGGTGTAACAGACCCTGAAAAGAAGAGAAAAATCATCGGCAGGCTTTTTGTCAAAATATTCGAGGAAGAGGCATTAAAGCTCGGCAATGCAAAATATCTTGCACAGGGCACGCTATACCCTGATGTAATAGAAAGCACATCTTTCAAGGGTCCGTCTGCAACAATTAAAAGCCATCATAATGTAGGGGGACTCCCGAAAAAGATGAAGCTTAAACTCCTGGAACCGTTGAGAGAGCTTTTTAAAGACGAAACAAGGATAGTCGGAAAAGAACTCGGATTGCCTGATAATGTGGTCTACAGACAACCTTTCCCCGGACCGGGCCTTGCTATAAGAATCATCGGGGATGTGACAAAAGAAAGACTCCACACCTTAAAAGAGGCAGATGATATCATCAGACAGGATATCGAAAGAGACGTACATTTCCGCCATATCTGGCAGTCTTTTGCCATATTGATACCGGTAAAAACAGTAGGAGTCATGGGCGATGAAAGAACATACGCCCACGTTATAGCCTTAAGATGCGTTGAGAGCGAAGACGCAATGACTGCAGACTGGGCTCGTATCCCCTATGAAACACTTGACAAGGTGGCGAGAAGGATAATAAACGAGGTCCCCGGTGTTAACCGTGTTGTCTATGATATATCATCTAAACCGCCCAGCACAATAGAATGGGAATAA
- the guaB gene encoding IMP dehydrogenase gives MDEKSIKEGLTFDDILLVPSYSEIMPKSVDVSAHITREIKLNIPLLSAAMDTVTDAKAAICIAQEGGIGIIHRNMSVEDQAHEVEKVKKSESGMIVDPITISPKNKIKDVLDLMSKYSISGIPVTVGKKLVGIITNRDLRFETNLEETVENVMTKDNLITVEEGISLSESKKILHKHKIEKLLVVDKKYNLRGLITIKDIEKMRKFPNSCKDNLGRLRTGAAVGVSKDRDARVDALLKAGCDVIIIDTAHGHSRNVIESIIDVKKNFKNVQIIAGNIATAEGCEALIKAGCDGVKIGVGPGSICTTRIVAGIGVPQVTAIAEVSRAARKHGIPTIADGGIKFSGDITKAIASGANTVMIGNLFAGTDETPGETVLYQGRTYKVYRGMGSLEAMKEGKTRDRYCIAEDEIESKIIPEGIEGRVPYRGSLSICIQQLVGGLKAGMGYTGCTNLEELRTGCKFIRITSAGLRESHVHDVFITKEAPNYRIE, from the coding sequence ATGGATGAAAAAAGCATAAAAGAAGGCCTTACATTTGACGATATCCTCCTGGTGCCGTCATACAGTGAAATAATGCCTAAGAGCGTAGATGTGTCAGCCCATATAACGAGGGAGATAAAACTGAATATTCCTCTTTTAAGTGCTGCCATGGATACTGTAACAGATGCAAAAGCAGCCATCTGTATTGCACAGGAGGGAGGCATAGGCATTATACATAGGAATATGAGCGTTGAAGATCAGGCCCATGAGGTAGAAAAGGTAAAAAAATCCGAAAGCGGGATGATTGTTGATCCCATTACCATATCACCTAAAAATAAAATTAAAGATGTCCTCGACCTCATGTCAAAATACAGCATATCCGGTATTCCGGTAACAGTAGGGAAGAAACTCGTCGGCATCATAACCAATAGAGACCTGAGATTTGAAACCAACCTTGAAGAAACTGTAGAAAATGTCATGACAAAGGATAATCTGATCACTGTAGAAGAAGGCATCAGCCTTTCGGAATCGAAAAAAATCCTTCATAAACACAAAATTGAAAAGCTCCTTGTAGTTGATAAGAAATACAACCTTAGAGGATTGATTACCATAAAAGATATTGAAAAGATGAGAAAATTCCCTAATTCCTGCAAGGATAATCTCGGCAGACTCAGAACCGGAGCAGCCGTAGGCGTAAGCAAGGACCGGGACGCCCGCGTTGATGCGCTTTTAAAGGCAGGATGCGATGTAATCATCATTGACACTGCCCACGGACATTCAAGAAATGTCATCGAGTCAATCATTGATGTCAAAAAGAACTTTAAAAATGTTCAAATCATAGCAGGAAATATAGCAACGGCAGAAGGATGCGAAGCCCTCATTAAGGCAGGCTGCGACGGTGTAAAGATCGGCGTCGGACCGGGCTCGATATGCACCACAAGAATCGTTGCAGGCATCGGCGTCCCGCAGGTTACAGCCATCGCTGAAGTGTCAAGGGCAGCAAGAAAACACGGGATACCGACTATTGCCGACGGCGGCATCAAATTTTCCGGCGATATAACAAAGGCCATTGCGTCAGGCGCCAATACCGTAATGATAGGAAATCTTTTCGCAGGAACAGATGAGACTCCCGGTGAAACGGTCCTGTATCAGGGGCGTACCTATAAGGTATACAGAGGCATGGGATCTCTTGAGGCCATGAAAGAAGGAAAAACAAGAGACAGATATTGCATCGCAGAAGACGAGATAGAATCCAAAATAATTCCCGAAGGCATAGAGGGCAGAGTCCCATACAGAGGCTCCCTCTCTATCTGTATTCAACAGCTCGTTGGCGGGCTCAAGGCCGGGATGGGATATACAGGATGTACTAATTTGGAAGAACTCAGGACCGGATGCAAATTCATAAGGATAACCTCTGCCGGATTAAGAGAAAGTCATGTTCACGATGTGTTTATCACAAAAGAAGCTCCCAACTACAGAATTGAATGA
- a CDS encoding ABC transporter ATP-binding protein, with product MNEPAISVTGLNTSFITDSYIVRAVEGVSFDIMKGQIFGLVGESGCGKTMISLSIMRLVPSPGKITEGQIIFEGRDLVQLTGTEMESIRGDRIGMVFQEPMTALNPVIRIGEQISETIVIHKHVQMNEAKERSIDLLKQVGFDEPEKRYMQYPHQLSGGQRQRVLIAIAISCNPSLIIADEPTTALDVVTESQILFLLKELVRQYNTSMLFITHNLNIVRKLCNIISIMYAGRILEQSSVDDFFKEPLHPYSKGLLNSVFGFGGTEKRLTAIPGFVPKLSEIPEGCKFHPRCTSVMPICKEKEPLMIEKSEGRCVRCFLYE from the coding sequence ATGAACGAGCCTGCAATCAGTGTAACAGGATTAAATACATCATTTATAACGGATTCTTATATAGTCCGGGCTGTTGAAGGCGTCAGTTTTGACATTATGAAAGGTCAGATATTCGGACTGGTAGGAGAGAGCGGGTGTGGAAAAACAATGATATCCCTTTCAATTATGCGTCTTGTGCCTTCTCCGGGAAAGATAACCGAAGGTCAGATTATCTTCGAAGGCAGAGACCTTGTTCAATTAACCGGGACTGAGATGGAAAGCATAAGAGGCGACAGGATCGGAATGGTTTTCCAGGAACCCATGACAGCTCTGAATCCGGTCATAAGGATAGGGGAACAGATAAGCGAAACAATAGTGATACATAAACATGTCCAGATGAATGAAGCAAAAGAACGGTCAATCGATCTTTTAAAACAGGTCGGTTTCGATGAACCGGAAAAAAGATATATGCAATATCCTCATCAGTTAAGCGGCGGCCAGAGGCAGAGAGTGTTGATTGCCATTGCAATATCCTGCAACCCCTCTCTGATAATAGCGGATGAGCCGACGACAGCCCTTGATGTTGTCACAGAATCACAGATACTTTTTCTGCTTAAGGAGCTGGTGCGGCAATATAATACCTCGATGCTTTTCATAACGCACAATCTCAATATTGTCAGAAAATTATGCAATATAATAAGCATCATGTATGCGGGACGGATACTTGAGCAAAGCTCTGTTGATGATTTTTTCAAAGAGCCTCTGCATCCTTACAGCAAAGGGTTGTTGAATTCTGTTTTCGGATTTGGAGGCACTGAAAAAAGGTTGACGGCAATCCCCGGTTTTGTGCCGAAACTGTCGGAAATCCCTGAAGGATGTAAATTCCATCCGAGATGTACATCCGTTATGCCGATATGCAAGGAGAAAGAGCCGCTGATGATTGAGAAAAGTGAGGGCAGGTGTGTGAGGTGCTTTCTCTATGAGTGA
- a CDS encoding ATP-binding cassette domain-containing protein: MSEVLSVSELKRTYEVKKSAFSYAKETIKAVDGISFSVDKGKTLGVVGESGSGKSTLARCVMFLERPDSGNIVFQGNNLNDINGHDLRKLRREMQIIFQDPYSSLNPRMKIFETLAEPVLFHKAAQKDHVMDRVEEILEIVGLSNDFLNKYPHEMSGGQRQRVAIGRALTTNPSLIVADEPVSSLDVSIQAQIINLFMDIKEKAGITMLFISHDLNVVRFLSDEIIVMYKGRVVEAGKGDEVFYNPLHPYTKMLIDSVKGEFAKRAGDDGQAAGGCPYYPRCERRQSEVCLAAEPGLDAFSTNNHAAACFLVE; this comes from the coding sequence ATGAGTGAAGTGCTTTCTGTATCAGAACTGAAAAGGACATATGAAGTCAAAAAAAGTGCCTTTTCTTACGCAAAGGAAACAATAAAAGCGGTTGACGGCATATCTTTTAGTGTGGATAAGGGGAAAACCCTTGGTGTTGTCGGCGAAAGCGGTTCAGGAAAAAGCACCCTGGCGCGATGTGTCATGTTCCTTGAAAGACCGGACTCCGGGAATATTGTTTTCCAGGGAAATAACCTTAATGACATCAATGGGCATGATTTAAGGAAATTACGAAGAGAAATGCAGATTATATTTCAAGACCCATACTCCTCCCTTAACCCGAGAATGAAGATTTTCGAAACTCTGGCAGAACCTGTTCTATTCCATAAAGCTGCGCAAAAAGACCATGTCATGGACAGGGTTGAAGAAATACTTGAGATTGTCGGGCTCAGCAACGACTTTCTCAACAAATACCCCCATGAAATGAGCGGAGGACAGAGACAGAGAGTTGCAATAGGCCGGGCACTCACGACAAATCCCTCATTGATTGTTGCTGATGAGCCTGTATCGTCTCTCGATGTGTCAATCCAGGCGCAGATAATAAACCTTTTTATGGATATAAAGGAAAAAGCCGGGATAACGATGCTGTTTATATCACACGATTTGAATGTTGTAAGATTTTTATCAGATGAAATTATTGTCATGTATAAGGGTAGGGTGGTTGAAGCAGGGAAGGGGGATGAAGTATTTTATAACCCACTCCATCCTTATACAAAAATGCTCATAGATTCCGTAAAGGGTGAGTTTGCAAAAAGGGCAGGGGATGATGGGCAGGCAGCAGGTGGGTGTCCATATTATCCGAGGTGCGAGAGGCGGCAGAGTGAGGTGTGTTTGGCAGCAGAGCCGGGGTTGGACGCATTCTCCACCAATAATCATGCTGCGGCATGCTTCCTCGTGGAGTGA